A section of the Rhodobacter sp. genome encodes:
- the prmC gene encoding peptide chain release factor N(5)-glutamine methyltransferase: MSAEDALRAGLVRLRAAGVPDPARDARLLLAHALGIAADRLVLHLRDPLPEGAMARFAAALDQRVARRPVSQITGRRAFWGREFRVTPDVLDPRPETETLIAEALAQPFHRVLDLGTGSGAIVLTLLAERPGARGLGTDLSADALAVARQNAEALGVERVDFQRADWFAGIDGCFDLIVSNPPYIAEAEMADLSPEVRHEPRMALTPGGDGLAAYRAIVSGARAHLVPGGRLMVEIGWTQAAPVRALMAEAGLIALRTSTDLDGRDRVIAATAP; this comes from the coding sequence ATGAGCGCCGAGGACGCCTTGCGCGCGGGCCTGGTGCGGCTGCGCGCGGCGGGCGTGCCCGATCCCGCGCGCGATGCCCGGCTGCTGCTGGCCCATGCGCTGGGCATCGCCGCGGATCGGCTGGTGCTGCATCTGCGCGATCCCCTGCCCGAGGGCGCCATGGCCCGGTTCGCGGCGGCGCTGGACCAGCGCGTCGCGCGCCGTCCGGTCAGCCAGATCACCGGGCGGCGGGCGTTCTGGGGCCGAGAGTTTCGCGTCACGCCGGACGTTCTGGACCCCCGGCCCGAGACCGAGACCCTGATCGCCGAGGCGCTGGCGCAGCCCTTTCATCGGGTGCTGGACCTGGGCACCGGATCGGGCGCGATCGTGCTGACGTTGCTGGCCGAACGCCCGGGCGCGCGCGGCCTGGGCACCGACCTGTCGGCCGATGCGCTGGCTGTGGCGCGGCAGAACGCCGAGGCGCTGGGCGTGGAGCGCGTGGATTTCCAGCGCGCCGACTGGTTCGCCGGAATCGACGGGTGCTTTGACCTGATCGTCTCGAACCCGCCCTACATCGCCGAGGCCGAAATGGCCGATCTGTCGCCCGAGGTCCGCCACGAGCCGCGCATGGCCCTGACCCCCGGCGGCGACGGGTTGGCGGCCTATCGCGCCATCGTGTCCGGGGCGCGGGCGCATCTGGTTCCGGGCGGGCGGCTGATGGTGGAAATCGGCTGGACCCAGGCGGCCCCGGTCCGCGCCCTGATGGCCGAGGCCGGCTTGATCGCCCTGCGCACCAGCACCGATCTGGACGGCCGCGACCGGGTGATAGCGGCAACGGCCCCTTGA
- a CDS encoding DUF4167 domain-containing protein has translation MRQSNKRSRSKNNRPRSLGNIVNRVFDSSGPEGKVRGTPQQIIDKYTLLARDAQLSGDRVAAENFQQHAEHYTRMLNEAQVELAREAEQRRDQQGGQNNGQNNGQQGGQTYAPQNGGPQGNRRDDGAEGGDGEGPSQGRQDWKDRRNKRNDDRRNRREQGDPRDEAPGDSQAEGETMLVETPETRGDSQPAAPRAPAETPAPAPAPAASPAPEATAEDAAKPRKRTRKPKAEAGETPAKPAPSDAAE, from the coding sequence ATGAGACAATCGAACAAACGTTCGCGTTCAAAGAACAACCGTCCGCGCTCGCTCGGCAATATCGTCAACCGGGTTTTCGACAGCTCGGGCCCCGAGGGCAAGGTGCGCGGCACCCCCCAGCAGATCATCGACAAATACACTTTGCTGGCGCGCGATGCGCAGTTGTCGGGCGACCGGGTCGCGGCTGAGAACTTTCAGCAGCACGCCGAACATTACACCCGCATGTTGAACGAGGCGCAGGTCGAACTCGCGCGTGAGGCCGAGCAGCGCCGCGATCAACAGGGCGGCCAGAACAACGGCCAGAACAACGGCCAACAGGGCGGTCAGACCTACGCCCCGCAAAACGGCGGCCCGCAGGGCAACCGCCGCGACGATGGGGCCGAGGGCGGCGACGGCGAGGGTCCGTCGCAGGGCCGTCAGGACTGGAAGGATCGTCGCAACAAGCGCAACGACGACCGCCGCAACCGGCGCGAACAGGGCGACCCGCGCGACGAGGCCCCCGGCGACAGCCAGGCCGAGGGCGAGACGATGCTGGTGGAAACGCCCGAGACGCGCGGCGACAGCCAACCCGCCGCCCCCCGGGCACCGGCCGAGACGCCCGCCCCGGCACCGGCCCCCGCCGCATCCCCCGCGCCCGAGGCCACCGCCGAGGACGCCGCGAAGCCGCGCAAGCGCA